One window of Cuculus canorus isolate bCucCan1 chromosome 10, bCucCan1.pri, whole genome shotgun sequence genomic DNA carries:
- the LOC104066251 gene encoding APC membrane recruitment protein 1 isoform X4 has translation MEAGCLEEPAWSWAQRGQQEGSAQRQEESGQRLPELGDACVGAAEPQQPQLPPGKLKKTALKLFGGKRSICTLPSFFGGRSKGQGKATSKKGLSKCQTHDGLSAAVCDKGGTTQPESPLEGSSDSQACLLPSSQSAHMALAPSTKLNLGRRDSSPPGSIEGGEKKPTGEKSSCPRAKKGLRGFFNSIRRHRKSKAAEGEKAELAEWNGALEKAVKAPGVGLASEGAVEGRGLGAAPLPAAVPGSADDDGSVGTAADCGEAAQPSALPVDGGSSEGDAEVLAGRGDVPGTTSKADAVVCAEFDNSNQLLAFHPDFLDTDPACLHSGDLLNLILGDVASLKSFDSLTGCGDDIAEPDIAESTLSVGHSRDAAKRSSCLVTFQGGGEEMAIPEEAEDFLPEPWDSRAAEDRSYGAQVLRSSLETHASHEAAVLPYVGEAMDGLDLLTPQSDQQESAPNSDEGYYDSTTPGLEDEAGDGLGELKKDRLPRDSYSGDALYEFDALMSPSHREESLFESKVSRPEIFSCFLDLCLPAEESLVQMLDQKRGLMETEEERLVAIQKELLYWELQREPVMKRLVVPNKEKCPREKPCIECESRAASCVGKNQSSLGREQCRWRDFGQEAPAQALQFAPAERGTVFLGGGWLLAAPRRSQCQDCGPRVPPGRTGAQPVPELWFCFLPGEERQVPTCRHRPGRAAASQCQLRHREEPRVLRRWPERQSPPWPHSACRECHRSRVAAWGVSRKGWKVLEGGNGTRTRHVQVTGIETWADRDGRGQSRPTSGSMGLDLHVPLFYGCCCREFPQNPANPPFISPAPPCYRRGFHGADVALDATATPHPHLEHRARSASEGSSGLQGVSTAWPYSCSAQAAANECCLIGTGSPPAQSKDGGRAQHCPSRRPPNI, from the exons ATGGAAGCGGGCTGCCTGGAGGAGCCTGCCTGGTCCTGGGCGCAGCGCGGGCAGCAAGAGGGAAGCGcccagaggcaggaggagagcgGGCAGCGGCTGCCTGAGCTGGGCGATGCCTGCGTGGGGGCCGCGGAGCCgcagcagcctcagctgccCCCCGGCAAGCTGAAGAAAACGGCGTTGAAACTCTttggagggaagaggagcatCTGCACACTGCCCAGCTTCTTTGGGGGTCGGAGCAAAGGGCAGGGGAAAGCGACCTCTAAGAAGGGCCTCAGCAAATGCCAGACCCACGACGGCCTCAGTGCTGCGGTGTGCGACAAGGGCGGCACGACACAGCCGGAAAGCCCTTTGGAGGGGAGCAGTGACTCGCAAGCTTGCCTTCTGCCGAGCTCCCAGAGTGCTCACATGGCCCTGGCCCCCAGCACCAAGTTGAATTTGGGCCGGCGGGACAGCTCTCCACCTGGGAGCATCGAGGGCGGTGAGAAAAAGCCCACCGGGGAGAAGTCCTCCTGCCCCAGAGCCAAGAAAGGCCTGAGAGGGTTTTTTAACAGCATCCGGCGTCACCGGAAGAGCAAGGCTGCTGAGGGTGAGAAAGCAGAACTCGCAGAGTGGAACGGGGCTTTGGAGAAGGCCGTCAAAGCCCCTGGTGTGGGATTGGCGAGCGAAGGGGCTGTAGAGGGAAGGGGCCTGGGAGCTGCGCCTCTGCCTGCGGCTGTCCCGGGGAGCGCAGACGATGACGGCTCGGTGGGCACTGCTGCCGACTGCGGGGAGGCTGCCCAGCCTAGCGCTCTGCCAGTTGATGGGGGCAGCTCCGAGGGTGACGCAGAGGTGTTGGCAGGGAGAGGGGACGTTCCAGGTACGACATCAAAGGCTGACGCTGTCGTCTGTGCAGAGTTTGACAACAGCAATCAGCTGCTGGCCTTTCACCCAGACTTCCTGGACACCGACCCTGCCTGCCTACACTCTGGGGACTTGCTGAACCTCATCTTGGGAGACGTTGCATCTCTGAAGAGCTTTGATTCCCTGACAGGGTGCGGAGACGACATCGCTGAGCCCGACATCGCTGAGAGCACCCTCTCTGTGGGGCACAGCCGCGATGCTGCTAAACGAAGCTCCTGCCTGGTCACCTTCCAGGGTGGTGGGGAGGAGATGGCCATCCCGGAGGAGGCGGAGGATTTCCTCCCTGAGCCGTgggacagcagagcagctgaggacaGGAGCTACGGAGCGCAGGTGTTGAGGAGCAGTTTGGAGACCCACGCCTCGCACGAGGCAGCAGTGCTTCCCTATGTGGGGGAGGCGATGGACGGTCTTGACCTCCTGACGCCACAGAGTGACCAGCAAGAGTCCGCCCCAAACAGCGACGAGGGTTATTACGACTCCACCACACCAGGGCTGGAGGATGAAGCTGGAGACGGGCTTGGGGAGCTCAAGAAGGACCGTCTTCCCAGAGACAGCTACAGCGGGGATGCACTTTATGAGTTTGACGCGCTGATGAGTCCCTCTCACAGGGAGGAATCCCTGTTTGAGAGCAAAGTCTCGCGCCCGGAgatcttcagctgcttcttggaCTTGTGCCTCCCTGCCGAGGAGAGCCTGGTGCAGATGCTGGATCAGAAGCGAGGGCTGATGGAGACGGAGGAGGAGCGGCTGGTGGCCATTCAGAAGGAGCTGCTgtactgggagctgcagagggagcCGGTCATGAAACGCCTTGTTGTCCCCAACAAGGAGAAGTGTCCCCGGGAAAAGCCGTGCATTGAATGTGAAAGCAGAGCAGCCAGCTGCGTCGGCAAGAACCAGAGCAGCCTTGGCAGGGAGCAG TGTCGCTGGAGAGACTTTGGACAGGAGGCCCCTGCTCAGGCCCTCCAGTTTGCCCCTGCAGAGCGAGGGACGGTGTTCCTGGGAGGTGGATGGCTCCTCGCGGCACCACGGAGAAGCCAGTGCCAAGACTGTGGCCCACGAGTTCCTCCCGGGAGAACTGGAGCCCAACCTGTCCCTgagctttggttttgcttcctCCCTGGAGAAGAGCGCCAAGTGCCGACCTGTCGGCATCGCCCAGGGCGTGCCGCAGCATCCCAGTGTCAGCTCCGACACCGGGAAGAGCCCAGAGTGCTGCGGAGATGGCCTGAAAGGCAGAGCCCTCCCTGGCCACACAGTGCCTGCCGTGAGTGTCACCGGAGCCGAGTAGCTGCTTGGGGAGTGAGCAGAAAGGGCTGGAAAGTGCTGGAAGGGGGAAACGGGACACGAACGAGGCACGTGCAAGTGACTGGAATTGAGACCTGGGCTGATCGGG ATGGCCGAGGCCAGAGCAGACCCACCTCTGGATCCATGGGCTTAGACCTTCATGTTCCGCTGTTCTatgggtgctgctgcagggagttCCCACAGAATCCTGCCAACCCACCTTTTatttctccagcccctccatgtTACCGGAGAGGATTTCATGGGGCAGATGTGGCTCTTGATGCCACTGCCACTCCGCATCCGCACCTGGAGCACAGAGCACGGTCGGCCAGCGAAGGGTCCTCTGGCCTCCAAGGTGTGAGCACAGCCTGGCCTTATTCGTGCAGCGCACAAGCAGCTGCTAATGAATGTTGCCTAATTGGAACGGGCTCCCCTCCTGCTCAGAGTAAGGATGGAGGCAGGGCTCAGCACTGCCCATCTCGCCGCCCTCCCAACATATGA
- the LOC104066251 gene encoding APC membrane recruitment protein 1 isoform X3, which translates to MEAGCLEEPAWSWAQRGQQEGSAQRQEESGQRLPELGDACVGAAEPQQPQLPPGKLKKTALKLFGGKRSICTLPSFFGGRSKGQGKATSKKGLSKCQTHDGLSAAVCDKGGTTQPESPLEGSSDSQACLLPSSQSAHMALAPSTKLNLGRRDSSPPGSIEGGEKKPTGEKSSCPRAKKGLRGFFNSIRRHRKSKAAEGEKAELAEWNGALEKAVKAPGVGLASEGAVEGRGLGAAPLPAAVPGSADDDGSVGTAADCGEAAQPSALPVDGGSSEGDAEVLAGRGDVPGTTSKADAVVCAEFDNSNQLLAFHPDFLDTDPACLHSGDLLNLILGDVASLKSFDSLTGCGDDIAEPDIAESTLSVGHSRDAAKRSSCLVTFQGGGEEMAIPEEAEDFLPEPWDSRAAEDRSYGAQVLRSSLETHASHEAAVLPYVGEAMDGLDLLTPQSDQQESAPNSDEGYYDSTTPGLEDEAGDGLGELKKDRLPRDSYSGDALYEFDALMSPSHREESLFESKVSRPEIFSCFLDLCLPAEESLVQMLDQKRGLMETEEERLVAIQKELLYWELQREPVMKRLVVPNKEKCPREKPCIECESRAASCVGKNQSSLGREQVGSHPPPRCANDGGLGAQAEDPEWRDFPWTPCPETCYGSQKAQGSCLIQLPQENAGFDLDLDHELSGGSIQGGAAPAEAGVFPGCRLPEQERSDRADAPGEPAVCSEPEHTCRWRDFGQEAPAQALQFAPAERGTVFLGGGWLLAAPRRSQCQDCGPRVPPGRTGAQPVPELWFCFLPGEERQVPTCRHRPGRAAASQCQLRHREEPRVLRRWPERQSPPWPHSACRECHRSRVAAWGVSRKGWKVLEGGNGTRTRHVQVTGIETWADRGLGLGRLGGRVQVFGTARTAESAARGTLRWPRPEQTHLWIHGLRPSCSAVLWVLLQGVPTESCQPTFYFSSPSMLPERISWGRCGS; encoded by the exons ATGGAAGCGGGCTGCCTGGAGGAGCCTGCCTGGTCCTGGGCGCAGCGCGGGCAGCAAGAGGGAAGCGcccagaggcaggaggagagcgGGCAGCGGCTGCCTGAGCTGGGCGATGCCTGCGTGGGGGCCGCGGAGCCgcagcagcctcagctgccCCCCGGCAAGCTGAAGAAAACGGCGTTGAAACTCTttggagggaagaggagcatCTGCACACTGCCCAGCTTCTTTGGGGGTCGGAGCAAAGGGCAGGGGAAAGCGACCTCTAAGAAGGGCCTCAGCAAATGCCAGACCCACGACGGCCTCAGTGCTGCGGTGTGCGACAAGGGCGGCACGACACAGCCGGAAAGCCCTTTGGAGGGGAGCAGTGACTCGCAAGCTTGCCTTCTGCCGAGCTCCCAGAGTGCTCACATGGCCCTGGCCCCCAGCACCAAGTTGAATTTGGGCCGGCGGGACAGCTCTCCACCTGGGAGCATCGAGGGCGGTGAGAAAAAGCCCACCGGGGAGAAGTCCTCCTGCCCCAGAGCCAAGAAAGGCCTGAGAGGGTTTTTTAACAGCATCCGGCGTCACCGGAAGAGCAAGGCTGCTGAGGGTGAGAAAGCAGAACTCGCAGAGTGGAACGGGGCTTTGGAGAAGGCCGTCAAAGCCCCTGGTGTGGGATTGGCGAGCGAAGGGGCTGTAGAGGGAAGGGGCCTGGGAGCTGCGCCTCTGCCTGCGGCTGTCCCGGGGAGCGCAGACGATGACGGCTCGGTGGGCACTGCTGCCGACTGCGGGGAGGCTGCCCAGCCTAGCGCTCTGCCAGTTGATGGGGGCAGCTCCGAGGGTGACGCAGAGGTGTTGGCAGGGAGAGGGGACGTTCCAGGTACGACATCAAAGGCTGACGCTGTCGTCTGTGCAGAGTTTGACAACAGCAATCAGCTGCTGGCCTTTCACCCAGACTTCCTGGACACCGACCCTGCCTGCCTACACTCTGGGGACTTGCTGAACCTCATCTTGGGAGACGTTGCATCTCTGAAGAGCTTTGATTCCCTGACAGGGTGCGGAGACGACATCGCTGAGCCCGACATCGCTGAGAGCACCCTCTCTGTGGGGCACAGCCGCGATGCTGCTAAACGAAGCTCCTGCCTGGTCACCTTCCAGGGTGGTGGGGAGGAGATGGCCATCCCGGAGGAGGCGGAGGATTTCCTCCCTGAGCCGTgggacagcagagcagctgaggacaGGAGCTACGGAGCGCAGGTGTTGAGGAGCAGTTTGGAGACCCACGCCTCGCACGAGGCAGCAGTGCTTCCCTATGTGGGGGAGGCGATGGACGGTCTTGACCTCCTGACGCCACAGAGTGACCAGCAAGAGTCCGCCCCAAACAGCGACGAGGGTTATTACGACTCCACCACACCAGGGCTGGAGGATGAAGCTGGAGACGGGCTTGGGGAGCTCAAGAAGGACCGTCTTCCCAGAGACAGCTACAGCGGGGATGCACTTTATGAGTTTGACGCGCTGATGAGTCCCTCTCACAGGGAGGAATCCCTGTTTGAGAGCAAAGTCTCGCGCCCGGAgatcttcagctgcttcttggaCTTGTGCCTCCCTGCCGAGGAGAGCCTGGTGCAGATGCTGGATCAGAAGCGAGGGCTGATGGAGACGGAGGAGGAGCGGCTGGTGGCCATTCAGAAGGAGCTGCTgtactgggagctgcagagggagcCGGTCATGAAACGCCTTGTTGTCCCCAACAAGGAGAAGTGTCCCCGGGAAAAGCCGTGCATTGAATGTGAAAGCAGAGCAGCCAGCTGCGTCGGCAAGAACCAGAGCAGCCTTGGCAGGGAGCAGGTGGGCTCACACCCCCCACCCAGGTGTGCAAATGATGGGGGTTTGGGAGCTCAAGCTGAAGATCCCGAGTGGAGGGATTTTCCTTGGACGCCGTGTCCAGAAACCTGTTACGGTAGCCAAAAAGCCCAAGGAAGTTGCCTTATTCAGCTCCCACAGGAGAACGCGGGGTTCGATTTGGACCTGGACCATGAGTTGTCTGGGGGCTCCATCCAGGGTGGAGCAGCCCCAGCCGAAGCGGGGGTGTTCCCTGGCTGCAGACTCCCAGAGCAGGAGCGCAGCGACAGAGCGGACGCCCCTGGCGAGCCCGCTGTGTGCAGCGAGCCTGAGCACACG TGTCGCTGGAGAGACTTTGGACAGGAGGCCCCTGCTCAGGCCCTCCAGTTTGCCCCTGCAGAGCGAGGGACGGTGTTCCTGGGAGGTGGATGGCTCCTCGCGGCACCACGGAGAAGCCAGTGCCAAGACTGTGGCCCACGAGTTCCTCCCGGGAGAACTGGAGCCCAACCTGTCCCTgagctttggttttgcttcctCCCTGGAGAAGAGCGCCAAGTGCCGACCTGTCGGCATCGCCCAGGGCGTGCCGCAGCATCCCAGTGTCAGCTCCGACACCGGGAAGAGCCCAGAGTGCTGCGGAGATGGCCTGAAAGGCAGAGCCCTCCCTGGCCACACAGTGCCTGCCGTGAGTGTCACCGGAGCCGAGTAGCTGCTTGGGGAGTGAGCAGAAAGGGCTGGAAAGTGCTGGAAGGGGGAAACGGGACACGAACGAGGCACGTGCAAGTGACTGGAATTGAGACCTGGGCTGATCGGG GTCTGGGTCTGGGGAGGCTGGGAGGAAGGGTGCAGGTGTTCGGCACAGCGAGGACAGCAGAGTCAGCCGCCCGGGGAACATTGCG ATGGCCGAGGCCAGAGCAGACCCACCTCTGGATCCATGGGCTTAGACCTTCATGTTCCGCTGTTCTatgggtgctgctgcagggagttCCCACAGAATCCTGCCAACCCACCTTTTatttctccagcccctccatgtTACCGGAGAGGATTTCATGGGGCAGATGTGGCTCTTGA
- the LOC104066251 gene encoding APC membrane recruitment protein 1 isoform X2, whose translation MEAGCLEEPAWSWAQRGQQEGSAQRQEESGQRLPELGDACVGAAEPQQPQLPPGKLKKTALKLFGGKRSICTLPSFFGGRSKGQGKATSKKGLSKCQTHDGLSAAVCDKGGTTQPESPLEGSSDSQACLLPSSQSAHMALAPSTKLNLGRRDSSPPGSIEGGEKKPTGEKSSCPRAKKGLRGFFNSIRRHRKSKAAEGEKAELAEWNGALEKAVKAPGVGLASEGAVEGRGLGAAPLPAAVPGSADDDGSVGTAADCGEAAQPSALPVDGGSSEGDAEVLAGRGDVPGTTSKADAVVCAEFDNSNQLLAFHPDFLDTDPACLHSGDLLNLILGDVASLKSFDSLTGCGDDIAEPDIAESTLSVGHSRDAAKRSSCLVTFQGGGEEMAIPEEAEDFLPEPWDSRAAEDRSYGAQVLRSSLETHASHEAAVLPYVGEAMDGLDLLTPQSDQQESAPNSDEGYYDSTTPGLEDEAGDGLGELKKDRLPRDSYSGDALYEFDALMSPSHREESLFESKVSRPEIFSCFLDLCLPAEESLVQMLDQKRGLMETEEERLVAIQKELLYWELQREPVMKRLVVPNKEKCPREKPCIECESRAASCVGKNQSSLGREQVGSHPPPRCANDGGLGAQAEDPEWRDFPWTPCPETCYGSQKAQGSCLIQLPQENAGFDLDLDHELSGGSIQGGAAPAEAGVFPGCRLPEQERSDRADAPGEPAVCSEPEHTCRWRDFGQEAPAQALQFAPAERGTVFLGGGWLLAAPRRSQCQDCGPRVPPGRTGAQPVPELWFCFLPGEERQVPTCRHRPGRAAASQCQLRHREEPRVLRRWPERQSPPWPHSACRECHRSRVAAWGVSRKGWKVLEGGNGTRTRHVQVTGIETWADRDGRGQSRPTSGSMGLDLHVPLFYGCCCREFPQNPANPPFISPAPPCYRRGFHGADVALDATATPHPHLEHRARSASEGSSGLQGVSTAWPYSCSAQAAANECCLIGTGSPPAQSKDGGRAQHCPSRRPPNI comes from the exons ATGGAAGCGGGCTGCCTGGAGGAGCCTGCCTGGTCCTGGGCGCAGCGCGGGCAGCAAGAGGGAAGCGcccagaggcaggaggagagcgGGCAGCGGCTGCCTGAGCTGGGCGATGCCTGCGTGGGGGCCGCGGAGCCgcagcagcctcagctgccCCCCGGCAAGCTGAAGAAAACGGCGTTGAAACTCTttggagggaagaggagcatCTGCACACTGCCCAGCTTCTTTGGGGGTCGGAGCAAAGGGCAGGGGAAAGCGACCTCTAAGAAGGGCCTCAGCAAATGCCAGACCCACGACGGCCTCAGTGCTGCGGTGTGCGACAAGGGCGGCACGACACAGCCGGAAAGCCCTTTGGAGGGGAGCAGTGACTCGCAAGCTTGCCTTCTGCCGAGCTCCCAGAGTGCTCACATGGCCCTGGCCCCCAGCACCAAGTTGAATTTGGGCCGGCGGGACAGCTCTCCACCTGGGAGCATCGAGGGCGGTGAGAAAAAGCCCACCGGGGAGAAGTCCTCCTGCCCCAGAGCCAAGAAAGGCCTGAGAGGGTTTTTTAACAGCATCCGGCGTCACCGGAAGAGCAAGGCTGCTGAGGGTGAGAAAGCAGAACTCGCAGAGTGGAACGGGGCTTTGGAGAAGGCCGTCAAAGCCCCTGGTGTGGGATTGGCGAGCGAAGGGGCTGTAGAGGGAAGGGGCCTGGGAGCTGCGCCTCTGCCTGCGGCTGTCCCGGGGAGCGCAGACGATGACGGCTCGGTGGGCACTGCTGCCGACTGCGGGGAGGCTGCCCAGCCTAGCGCTCTGCCAGTTGATGGGGGCAGCTCCGAGGGTGACGCAGAGGTGTTGGCAGGGAGAGGGGACGTTCCAGGTACGACATCAAAGGCTGACGCTGTCGTCTGTGCAGAGTTTGACAACAGCAATCAGCTGCTGGCCTTTCACCCAGACTTCCTGGACACCGACCCTGCCTGCCTACACTCTGGGGACTTGCTGAACCTCATCTTGGGAGACGTTGCATCTCTGAAGAGCTTTGATTCCCTGACAGGGTGCGGAGACGACATCGCTGAGCCCGACATCGCTGAGAGCACCCTCTCTGTGGGGCACAGCCGCGATGCTGCTAAACGAAGCTCCTGCCTGGTCACCTTCCAGGGTGGTGGGGAGGAGATGGCCATCCCGGAGGAGGCGGAGGATTTCCTCCCTGAGCCGTgggacagcagagcagctgaggacaGGAGCTACGGAGCGCAGGTGTTGAGGAGCAGTTTGGAGACCCACGCCTCGCACGAGGCAGCAGTGCTTCCCTATGTGGGGGAGGCGATGGACGGTCTTGACCTCCTGACGCCACAGAGTGACCAGCAAGAGTCCGCCCCAAACAGCGACGAGGGTTATTACGACTCCACCACACCAGGGCTGGAGGATGAAGCTGGAGACGGGCTTGGGGAGCTCAAGAAGGACCGTCTTCCCAGAGACAGCTACAGCGGGGATGCACTTTATGAGTTTGACGCGCTGATGAGTCCCTCTCACAGGGAGGAATCCCTGTTTGAGAGCAAAGTCTCGCGCCCGGAgatcttcagctgcttcttggaCTTGTGCCTCCCTGCCGAGGAGAGCCTGGTGCAGATGCTGGATCAGAAGCGAGGGCTGATGGAGACGGAGGAGGAGCGGCTGGTGGCCATTCAGAAGGAGCTGCTgtactgggagctgcagagggagcCGGTCATGAAACGCCTTGTTGTCCCCAACAAGGAGAAGTGTCCCCGGGAAAAGCCGTGCATTGAATGTGAAAGCAGAGCAGCCAGCTGCGTCGGCAAGAACCAGAGCAGCCTTGGCAGGGAGCAGGTGGGCTCACACCCCCCACCCAGGTGTGCAAATGATGGGGGTTTGGGAGCTCAAGCTGAAGATCCCGAGTGGAGGGATTTTCCTTGGACGCCGTGTCCAGAAACCTGTTACGGTAGCCAAAAAGCCCAAGGAAGTTGCCTTATTCAGCTCCCACAGGAGAACGCGGGGTTCGATTTGGACCTGGACCATGAGTTGTCTGGGGGCTCCATCCAGGGTGGAGCAGCCCCAGCCGAAGCGGGGGTGTTCCCTGGCTGCAGACTCCCAGAGCAGGAGCGCAGCGACAGAGCGGACGCCCCTGGCGAGCCCGCTGTGTGCAGCGAGCCTGAGCACACG TGTCGCTGGAGAGACTTTGGACAGGAGGCCCCTGCTCAGGCCCTCCAGTTTGCCCCTGCAGAGCGAGGGACGGTGTTCCTGGGAGGTGGATGGCTCCTCGCGGCACCACGGAGAAGCCAGTGCCAAGACTGTGGCCCACGAGTTCCTCCCGGGAGAACTGGAGCCCAACCTGTCCCTgagctttggttttgcttcctCCCTGGAGAAGAGCGCCAAGTGCCGACCTGTCGGCATCGCCCAGGGCGTGCCGCAGCATCCCAGTGTCAGCTCCGACACCGGGAAGAGCCCAGAGTGCTGCGGAGATGGCCTGAAAGGCAGAGCCCTCCCTGGCCACACAGTGCCTGCCGTGAGTGTCACCGGAGCCGAGTAGCTGCTTGGGGAGTGAGCAGAAAGGGCTGGAAAGTGCTGGAAGGGGGAAACGGGACACGAACGAGGCACGTGCAAGTGACTGGAATTGAGACCTGGGCTGATCGGG ATGGCCGAGGCCAGAGCAGACCCACCTCTGGATCCATGGGCTTAGACCTTCATGTTCCGCTGTTCTatgggtgctgctgcagggagttCCCACAGAATCCTGCCAACCCACCTTTTatttctccagcccctccatgtTACCGGAGAGGATTTCATGGGGCAGATGTGGCTCTTGATGCCACTGCCACTCCGCATCCGCACCTGGAGCACAGAGCACGGTCGGCCAGCGAAGGGTCCTCTGGCCTCCAAGGTGTGAGCACAGCCTGGCCTTATTCGTGCAGCGCACAAGCAGCTGCTAATGAATGTTGCCTAATTGGAACGGGCTCCCCTCCTGCTCAGAGTAAGGATGGAGGCAGGGCTCAGCACTGCCCATCTCGCCGCCCTCCCAACATATGA